From the Hemicordylus capensis ecotype Gifberg chromosome 1, rHemCap1.1.pri, whole genome shotgun sequence genome, the window CTCCTTCCTGccaacaaaaagggcttttgtggggaggggagcaaaaaaAGGGTGGAGTGATTTTTGTTGTCCAGAAATATATCCATGAAGGCTgcagagccctcagggacatattcctggcagtgaaaagggtttttgtggggagaggagaggaacaaACATTGCCTTGCTCCCCATGTCTTGCTCACACCTAGTttttaggctgcttgtgagaatggagctcttgctccaccctcgtTATACTGTGTATCATATTAGCCAGGTTCTTTGACCTGTTGTGTAAATACTGTACTTTCTGCCCATTATACAATTAGAAGAATGGAAGCGAAAACTGACTGAAAAACCAGTCATTAGTTTTCACTGCTAGGCATCTCCTCAGCTGGCGATATATTTGGATATGTCTACATGAGCTGATTCTGCTAACCTGAGCATCACCAAATGTATACCGCCCTGGTTCCTTCACATTCTGTGTAGTTTTGTCGTAACTTTTTGAATCTAGGTTAATGGCACTCGGTGCTCCGGGAGCAAGAAATTCTTGCCAGATTTCCTGTACTCTGACAGGGACTTCCCTTATTGGCCTCTTCTTCAACTCTTCAACTGCTAACCAGAACCTGCACAGCAAAACATAGAAATGTCAGTTATGGAGTCAGAATTCAGTAGCAATTTGAATTACATAAAACAGCCTATGCCAGTGAAGCAATTTGTTTGTACATATTCATGCTGAAGAAGAATTTGTTTGCACTAGAGAGGGATTCCTgaagaaggggaggtcatcaaaatttgccccttCTCTAGTGTACTCCTGCAGTTAGTCTAGAAGTGCTGTTAATTTGCTCCTGTCACGGAACCAGTGCTTCCTTGCTTTCTTTCCTGCATAGACTATAAAATATCAACATGATCAAAAGTACCCTGCTTGCTTTATAAAAGCCACTCCATCATAGCTGATGCCTTTTAAACACTGTTGTGCACTTTTAGTAAAATCCTTAAGAACATGATGCCAGAATCATGGAAACGGGGATACAAATATCTTCCGTCCGAGGACTAAGGACCACTTGGAGGCTGTACCTCCAGCATCCCAGGTCAGTGACAAGGGAAAAGATCAGCCTGGTTgcagcaaaccacccagagaaggaaCAGCAGACAGGAGCCTGCAGCCTCTTCTGCCAAAAAGAACCCTCTGTCCCAAATAGCAGTTGCTCTGAGAAGGCAGAACTGAGCAGAAGCCCACACTCTAAGCCTGTGCCATTAGCTGGAGGACAAAAGGATGCTGTCTATTCTTGTATCGTTATCCATTCTAAGTTGCTTTGGGGATCATTTATATTGAAAGACGGTGTCAAATTCCTCGAcataatgtaaaaacaaacacatgacttatttttccttatttttgccaatttatatctttaaaaaaGCCTTTTGGTTACGGTGGGAAAATACCATATGGATTGAGATGACTAACAGGATGATTTGACTATGATCTCTGACAAAACAATCCAGCCAGACTCTCAGGAAGGCTGAGTGAGCCTCCTCAGAAAGATTAGTAGCTGGCACTATGCCTAGAATAGGGTAAATCAGAACAACATCAATGGTCTTACCTTAAGTTTTCTGAGCTGAATTCGGACTCCAGGAATTTTAGGAACTGTTCTCTTCCCACTGGGTCTTTCAGGGCTTCATCCATGCCAAAGCCCCACCGCTTTACCCTTTGCTGATGTGGTTCTTtactaaaaaaagggggggggagggagggaaagatttTCACAGACTGAGATGAGGCTTTAAGTTTTGATGAAATGTCATATTATGTACTTCATCAGATTGTACTTTCCAAAGTTCCATTATCAGTTTTCCATGATCCAATATAGTATTTTATAGTAAACTGCTCGGATTAGTCCACAGACTGCTtcaaacatgacagtttttcCTACAGAAAGATAATCTCCACTTGGGTAAACAGGTATACACACCATGATATGTGATGTTTGGGGCATGTGTTTCTTCTGTTACTGGGTTTATTTTTGGGTAGACAGTGAGGGCTAATTTCATAGAAAGCAGTAAACACACaccaagtaaacacacacacagactacaATGTTAGCGCAGCCAGGTGACTGGTGCTCTTTGTGATAGTTGCAAAGTAGCCTCAGTTCAACTTCTTGGCCAAAGAAAGTGCTGCTTGTTGATTGCAGTGTTGCTGTTCTATGAAACTAGTCCATTCATATAGCTGGAGATGGCTCCATAGAAGCTGGAATACTTTCAGGATCAGTGTTCcatctaagagggattcccagatgttgctgactacaactcccagaatccccaaacaaaagccattgcagcgggggattctgggagttgtagtcaacaacatctgggaatccctcttagagagaacactggtcaggatGACTTGTCCACATTCATGCCACTCTTCCCCAGCTCATCTTTGCCCAGTTCTAGCTTCAtaaaaacagttttgtgcactACTTCTGATATGCATGATAAAATGGTAGTGGCTGACCCTAAACCTGATGAGGACAAACTATATATCTTATTCCTAAGGGTTTCATAATTGAAGGCTTACCAAATTATCTGTAAAAAAGACTTATGTCCAAATAACATACAACATACCTTACTTCTGCTTCCCAGAACGTAGTATCATCTGACAACCAGGGATTTGATGGGTCAGATGGCACCAGAAATGGATCGTACTCCACATACTGCTCGGTAAAAGCTAATAgactaaaaaaaataataataatttggagcTTTCATAACATGACAGTTAATGTGAGGATCTGATTTTCATCTGGTAATTGTTATTTGGTGGGGTGGACTTGTTAAGAAAAAAACCCAATATACGTGTGCAGATGTCAACACAGTATAGTAAATAACTTTCTATAATAGGCTGCCAGCTGACTAAATTTCTCAATAGCACAACTCAGggagcagtggtggccagtgagggtgatgccgaggtggtggcaccaggggGGGCTGCCCTGCCTACGGCACTCATCAAATTACGTGTTGCTGAACATGCAAACGGTCACCCTACATGCTCAGGTAGGTGGGGCCTACTGCCAGGTGGGGTGCCGTGGCTCCTGACAGCTTCCAGGTGTCGccagtatatttattattatttagatgttcatgttttttaaaaggtacttctCGCTGCCCTCCACAGTGCCACCCTCACCAGCTGACACTGTCAGGGAGTAGTCagaagggggctattctcacgcttaacaaaaattgggctaggagagcctagcccgatttttgttaatcataagaaccactgggcttgcaagcaagcccggtggttcctgagtggctaacccgctcaagtagcccgccccttagcccgggtttgtggagtgagcgctccgcaaacctgggctatctgcttgtgagtagccgtgctgtggctccgtgccgcggctactcgtgagtagacccccgacagggaggtgaaaagctgcctcccggctctgggggtctccccagtatgccctgcgcgctcgcgcagggcatactggggcttctgggggccacgcggccccctgctccccccagctctgtcatggagctggcaaccgtgtgggtggctgatccagccgcccagggctccctgcctggtTGTCTGCGGGGTgcgcgggcttagcccgctctccccacagtttcagcgaaagcgggtctcacagattgaaagcaggtctcacggatcgaaaagccgcctcccagatctgggggtctccccagtatgccctgcgcactcacgcagggcatactagggcttctgggggccacgtggcccccgctccccccagcccccgccagctctgtcacggagctggcaaccgtgtgggcggccaatccagccgcccagggctccctatccggtcgtctgcggggaaagcgggcttagcctgctctccccgcagtttcagcgaaagcgggtctcacagattgtgagacccgcctcaaggaCGACTAAATTTCATAAGAACTTCctctagtcaggatgtcagcactgACAACAAtcaacattaaaacacacacacacacacacacacacacacacacacacacacaccccaaaacataGTGATGTACATACCTCTCTGCAACCTTTGACATTTTTAATCGATGTCTATCTAGCTGTATTTGCCCACATTTTATctaaaaatgcaaaaagcaggAGAGATAAGAAAATAATTGTGCAGCTGTATTTTCAGATAATCTAACTTTTCAATACATATAACTTCAATTGATCTAAGGAAAATAGGAGCCCTGCTTACGAACTATATGTTAATCCCTGAACCTTTTGGAGTACGGATAGTAATACAGGATAACcccattatctgcaggggttctgttcaaTGGGAAGGGAAGCGACAGTGAAACCAAGGATAATGGGGCACTAGGTCAATGGGAGTTAGGAAGTTAGGTTCCTGGGCAGCGAAAAAATGGACAAAAAGGACTGAAAGTGGGGCAAATTGGGAGGAGTGCCCTATCGTGCTCTGTATATCCCTAGcttcccagcaatgcccccaaaactCTAAAAATTTCCCCCTTTTTCCATAAAAATGGGTCACAAAATGactcctgccctgaaaatggtGGGCAGAATGTATCTCTGGGGTCTTAACATGGGTCTTAACCCTTCAATTGCTGGATTTATTTGCGTATACCAAGACTGGGTGGCAATTATCTGTCTGAGGAAACATGAAACCACGGATTTTGGGTCCGCAATTAATGAGGCTTGCCTGTAAATAAACTGACTGAAGGTGCAATTCAACGCTAAATATGCCCTTTCAAGCGTGCAAAATAGAGCCATTAGAATATATGGGAATGTTGTCTTCAAATCCAAGGGGAAATGGACTGCAGATTAAATGCATGCTTAAttctctcactgaaattaaagtAACTCAAAAGCACTTTGGAATCTTACACATCAAAGTTTACATGCTTAATCTCTCCTATTGAAATAGCAGGGATTCCAAAGTGCTTGTCACCTGTACAGGTATATGCTCTAAACCATATCTATAATCCATATCCCCATATAATTAGTGGGGGGAAATCCATGAATTAATGAGCCCTACACTGAACCTTTAACGTATTCCGTTTGTAATTATGATACTTCGTGTTTCAACTACCCAAAATAGCCCTGTAAGGTAGAGCCATATTAGCATCTCCATCTTGCAGATGGGAAAATAAGAGCTTTGTAGCTTGCCTAAGGATAAAATTACAGAGACAGGCTTAATTTGTTTATTTCATCCTGGAAGTGAAGAGGAATTGTTTCAGTTGTTGAAACAATGGTTTCATTTTTTGACACACAACAGCTGCAGGGGCATGCTATCCAGGCGGAGACTCCAGCATGGGAAGGGGAAGGCATGaagactctccccccaccccatgccatttTCCCGACAAAACCCATACAAAAGTTACTTGCTCTGAAGTGATTATTTTCAGCAAATTGGTTTGGGGACATAATGCTGCCTTGGAAGTGGGGATTTTGTGCCATGGTTATGTATTTGCCAATTCTTATTTAAGCAAGAAATAGTGAGTTCCTATGAGGACTCAGTATGTTTCTTGATAAAACAATTGGTTTCGATGTTTTAGGACACCTTCTTAATACTATGTGGGGAAAATCTGGGCACGCAGGGCCATCCTGTCTCCAGCCTTTCCCTCTCTATGCATGCTCATCCCACTGGCAGCCTTTCACATAGGCTCTCATCTCACAGTGCAAAGCTGTGCTGCACGGACAGTTCTGTACACTGGGCATGAATTGGATTGTTCCATGGATTTGTGAATGTGTGCTCTGAGTCATATTAGATCTGAATTCCCATGCATTGTGAAGGAAAGAAATATGTTCCCAGATCTGATATTTCTAAGGGATTCTGGAAACCTCATTTAGAAAGATAAGAATGTTTCATATATGGTTTTGATTCTACACATAATTTTCAGAATGAGTTAGCTGGGATTGAAATTTAATCTGTATATGGTCTCACAAACCTCTTGACGCAATTCCTCTTCTGTGGGTGGTTTAGTTTCTGGCACTGGTGTGTGTGTAGGACTGTGACTTCGAATATCATTTTGTAATCCATAGACAGACTATACATAAACATAGAGAGAAACTAATATGTTTACAGTGTTTAGTTATACAGTACATTGAAACACTAAATGTGCATATATTTGTACAAAACATTCTGTATATTAATTTCCTACATCCTGCTTTAATGTTTGACATTACCATGCATGTATAAATTGACTTGTGCATTGGTAGAGTCCATATAGATGACCAAACTACACCCTGGCCAGCACTCTCACTCTGATAGCTTCATTTTCTGTATTTTCCTGCCAAATGGAAAGGAGGACTTTATCACATCTCAAATGCAGATGAGTGGCAGAACATGTAGTTGACTGGTTTTCTGCATGCCATTCACCCTTGGTTAATGATAGAATGGTGATTTGTCTAGTATTAAAATAGTTATATTTGATCCTGTTAACATTTTATCAGAGACTATAGAACAGAAAATGACAGAAGATATcccccagattcagtctgcctcctccctttcagtctttaaaatcttattgaagacatttcttttccaccaggcatttatccttaaaatttttttttgaattattatttttatttttttaaatctcagatgctgttcttgtttgtacaccgtCCTGATTctatggattgggtggtatattaaatcttataaataaataaataaataaatattctagaaACAGCTTTTACACACCTGGACTaagagaagaaaatgaagaggTCGAGTGTCTTGATGGGATTACTGTTGTGCAGCTTCTCAATGTGTGCCAGACACTTGATACATGACTAATTAATTCTTGGCACAGCTCATTAGCATATATTGTAGCCAAAATGTCAACACAACCTAATTTTTGGCTTAAATCCTAGTATTTCAGCTTAACTGGATGGTGTGTTGGACCACTAGTCTTCAATTCAGTGATTTACAATGTAGTGAAAGTCTAAACAAATAAGGTATTTGACAAAGGTACTTGTTGTGAGCTTTCCTATGAcaaaaaatatttgttgtaagcTTTCCTATGTCATAACTTCTTAATTCTTGGGTTGGAATGCTTATATACAGTACTGACAGAATTTATGCATAAGAATCATTTGAAAAATTAATGCTGGAATATTAATTTGAATTTAAAATTTACTTTTTCTAAACATTTGAAAATAActtgttttttaacttgtttttctcaCAAGATTGGTTCAAGGATCTATATCAGTTATCACTCACACAACTTTGCTAGTGGTGATCAAATAGGGAAAACAGCTTCCACATTTCTAATTTCTATCAGTTAGTTACATTCTGGGTCCCAGGGAAGCAAGGTCTGATACATCCCATGACTAGCTATATTCATGTACCACCAACTGGCAAGCTGCCGCCTGCCAGGTCTTACAACTCTTGAACCCATTTATTGTAGCAAGTGCAAAAATGTCAGCAAAGTGCACCACTGcagaataaatatatattttggcaagCAGGACAGAGCTGAGATTCTCACCTTTGAGAATCTCGGGTAGCctcaggtggggggtgggggctgccagcTCAATGTACTCTAAACCACAGCACGACACCAGCTCTTATAATAACGGGAGGCTAGGCATTACATGTTCACATGGTTGGCCTTCCATTATAGTACTTCCCCCGTCTTCAAAATTAAGGGAGTTAAAGTTGGCAAACCCATAGTCTAGACCTGGCAAACATTTATATTCGCATAGAAAGATTTGTTCTTAAGAAAAGTTTTGCTAATTAACtagtctagagcagggcttctttACCTTTTTGCATCTACAGACCCACTGACCCCCACCAATCCCCAAGTATTACCCATGGAACCCCACCCCATCTACATAATATGTTTTCATAAGACTGAAAACGAAGCTGCAAAAGACCTATGAAATTTCAGTGGGATCTCAGAACTGGAGCAGGAAAGAACTTGCAGACAGTAACAAATTATAAGAGGTTCTTTTCATAGGCTCTTTTCATACACATTGCTGGGAAATGCCTGTTACATTCTGGTGTCTTTTGTCAACAGTGAAGGTATAATTAAAGTCTGAGGCATAATCGGCACATCATATTGCATTATAAATGATGTTTCGGGAAAACTACTGttcaatatttaacttttcacAGATTCCCCCTGGACCTATCCCATGGACCTCCAGAGGCCCCATGGACACCAGGTTAAGAACCTCTGGGCTAGTGTAAAGCTTGTTTTCATTTTAGAAATTGAAACTATggcctggtttacacaatcatCCAAATCTACATTTAATATAATAACTATTATAAAACCAGATACTATggcctggtttacacaatcatACAAATCTATATTTAATATGATAACTGACTTTAgtgtaattgtgtgaacccacaccaaagtggtttatatggcCCAAGGTTAATCTGAGATTCCcatcttagcaatagcaatagcaatagcacttacatttatataccgctttatagccggagctctctaagcggtttacaatgatttagcatattgtccccaacattctgggtagtcattttaccgacctcggaaggatggaaggctgagtcagccttgagccccttggtcaggatcgaacttgtaaccttctggttacagggcagcagttttaccactgcgccaccaggagctcatCTTCTTGTGGATTCACTCAACCACgccaatgttggtaacccacattaaaagtATATTTGAATGAATGTGTGTACCAGGCCTATAAGTAAGTGTGCTCAGACTTTCTTTGGAGCAAGTCTCATTGaacttaatgggacttacttctgtgtGAATATCTAAGTGCTCCCAAAACGTATAATGCATTTCTGCACTGTCAGGAAAGAGAAGGGATTACTATGGTAGCAAGTGGACAACATACCTTTCTTGTTTTGTGAGGATTTTTCATTCTAGAAGACTTTTTAATATCAACTTCAGTAGTATTTACACATCCAGGCTAAAAGaattaaataaaaagaaataaattataTATTCAGCTTCATATTTAGTGCATTTAGTAAATGATTTTGGTTTTGAATTAAGGAAATTTGACTTCAGCCATCAGCATATTTGTTCCCAGGCTTTCTCTCCTGCCTCTTCAGCAGAGCAGTTACCCACTACGCACAGGAATGAAGGGGATGAAggagagagtgaggggggagggaaagatttGGAGTGTAGGTGGTTTTTAACTTGAAACAAAGTGAACTGTTGCCTTTCTGAGATGATGATGGCACTGCCTTCAAAACATTCTCATCTGTAAAATCTCATGTAGTGGAGCAGTTTCAGTAAGTGAATGGCTTCATCAAGTAAGGCTGTCTCCATTTATAACGCCACTAGGCTTCAACTAggccttgtgtgtagtccagaaactacaattggtacagaatgcggcagccaggttggtctcttggtcatctcggagagaccatattactcccatattgaaagagctacactggctgctgacaggtttccgggcaaaatacaaggtgctggttataacctataaagccctaaatggcgtgggccctgggtatttaagagaacgtcttctttgtcatgaaccccaccacccattgaggtcatcaagagaggtctgtctgcagttgccaccggcttatctggtggctattcggggacaggccttctccgctgctgtctcaaagctttggaacgcattccctgctgaaataagtgcctccccatctctgacagctttaaaaaagtctttaaagatgcatctattcatgcgggcttttaattaaatattgttttgacagttttaacattgttttaaaatttcaataGTTGTAATTCTTTAAgttttactgtatcatttattttgttttaactaatgttttcagttttctgttgtcatttattttaactaatgttttaactttttctgtttgtttgctttgttgtaaactgcctagagatgtgagttttgggcggtataaaatatgttaaataaaataaataaacactgcAGTTGACATAAAGGTGCCGTGGATGATGGTACAGCTAGTGAGAAATACATGCTCTGCCTTCTGACAGGCATTAGGTTAACAGCAACAGACTCAACACCCAGAGCCACAATTAACTCCAACATTTTCCCGTTGctgtgtttttaaacatatttaaaaagagaaagccCAGCCCCAGGTCGCTGCCAAAAGAGCCGGCAGCTACCGTAACTGggccttcccagatgatcttaataggcagaagGATTTATGGCAAGAAGGCGGTcacttaagtaccctggacctaagcctttcAGGAGTTTATAGCTAAAGACCAGCACTTCATATTGCGTTCAGAAACATATGGGCAGTCAATGCAAGaatttcagaattggtgttatatggtccttttgggatgtcccagagaccgacctgactgccacattctgtaccagttgtagtttctggactatgtacaaaggtaaccccatgtagagtgcattacagtattcaagcctggaggttaccagcatatgtactactgttttaaggcaaTATACCTCCAGAAATCGGTGTagttgatgtatcagccaaacctAATGGGACTTAATAAAAGTCCCATTATAAAGAGCACACCTGCCCTGAtaaaaatgctcctggccactgcctcaacctgagaaaccagagagtttgggatccaggagcactcccaagtgatgtacctgatctttcaagggtaatgtaaccccacccagaacaggcagatctaaaccctcTCTCATGTCttgaccccacccccaatcagTACCTCTTTCTTGTTTTGGATTCACCTTCAGTtccttatccctcatccagcccatgactgcctccagtcaggcatttagggaagttttgccatttcctgataaagttgatagggagaaatagatttgggtatcatcaatGTATTGATAACaagctgcaccaaatctcctgatgatctctcccagcagtttcatgtagatgttaaagagcattagagacatatggagccttgtggaactccatacagtagagatgtgcaaatcgactAGAACTCAAAacgatttgagcttgaaatggccATTTGTAGTGTTTTGATCTTGAAAAGAATCAcacttaaaataaagggcctgttttgagcttgaaacaaaactactttattttgagctcaaatcgttttcagtgtttcaagcaccatttttctggggagagctggtttaccaattggggtcagcaggttgACCAGTCCCTCGAGGTGGGCTGATGCGCTAATCCTGAgtcaggtagaccaggcctccactcgggacttagtgtgtcagcctgccttggaAGACTACCTGCCACATGAGGcatgtagaccaggcctctgccccaGACTTAGCATGTCAATCCGCCTTGGAGGAATGGTTGAGGTGGGCAGGCACAATAAGTTCAGGGTGGAGGCCTAGTCTACTCACCTAATGTGATGGGTAGaacagtcctccaaggtgggtcAACATGCCAAATCTGGAGTGGAGACCTCTGCTCTAGACTTTGTATGTTGGTCTGCCTCGGATTGGTCTAcccgccaaccccaattggtagaacaGCTCACCCCGGAAAGTGGTGCTTGAAACACCTGAAATGTTTTGaagattttgtgtttcatttcgagcttgaaacaaaatgcaaaatccgtttgGTGCACACCTCTACCATACAGtaattcttgctttgcagagcaaagtctccaagtgacaccatctagatTCTACTgcaagaggtaggaacagaatcactgtaaaacagtgccacctaattcAGTCTCCCTCCagtgatccagaaagataccatggttgatggtatcgaaaggcactgagagatccaaaaggatcagcagagtcacactccctctgtcaatacctaattggagatcctCCACCAGGCCATTCAAGGAAGTCtcatagcccacttgaaagccagtttgaaatgggtctagataaccagtttcttTCAGGACTgtctagagctgagaggccaccaccctctcaattaccttgcccaaccatggggaattagagatgggcctacagttgcctaactctgaggggtccaatgtagtttttttcaagtatggtctaataatagccttcttaaaacaaggaggcatcctaccctccctcagagaacatACAAATGTAAATCACTGATACCGAAAGGGGGGAGAAATAGCTACTATTCACAGCCCCATCTATACGAACATCACTTTCACCTGATTAGACCATAGATATccaagtttttttctttttaaaagagaacctTGTAGAATTGTATGCAAGAACACTATATATGGATTTATTGAATAAACACTATCATTAACTAGtgtacaaaaataaaattattggTCCAGCATTTTCAGCTCAACCTGTAGCCATGAAACATCTGTTTTTCTTAAAGAACTGGTAATTAAACCTTCTGGCAGTTGCTGCGTTTCAAGCTGATGCTTCATGGAAGGCTTCACAAACTAATTTGGACACATTGTGGGAGAACAACACTCTGGACAT encodes:
- the RGS7 gene encoding regulator of G-protein signaling 7 isoform X10 — translated: MAQGNNYGQSSNGVTDESPNMLVYRKMEDVIARMQDEKNGIPIRTVKSFLSKIPSVFSGSDIVQWLTKNLSIEDPVEALHLGTLMAAHGYFFPISDHVLTLKDDGTFYRFQTPYFWPSNCWEPENTDYAVYLCKRTMQNKARLELADYEAESLARLQRAFARKWEFIFMQAEAQAKVDKKRDKIERKILDSQERAFWDVHRPVPGCVNTTEVDIKKSSRMKNPHKTRKSVYGLQNDIRSHSPTHTPVPETKPPTEEELRQEIKCGQIQLDRHRLKMSKVAESLLAFTEQYVEYDPFLVPSDPSNPWLSDDTTFWEAEVSKEPHQQRVKRWGFGMDEALKDPVGREQFLKFLESEFSSENLRFWLAVEELKKRPIREVPVRVQEIWQEFLAPGAPSAINLDSKSYDKTTQNVKEPGRYTFGDAQ